The Flavobacterium sp. 1 genome contains the following window.
TTTCAATATAAAAGAAATAATAACGGTAGGAATGGTTCTTTTTGCTGTAATTGATATCGTAGGATCCATTCCAATCATAGTAGGATTAAGAGCCAAACACGGCCATATTGAATCCGAGAAAGCAGCATTGGTTGCAGGACTCATTATGGTACTGTTTTTATTTATAGGAGAAGAATTTTTGAGTCTCATAGGTATTGACGTACATTCATTTGCAGTAGCAGGATCTTTTGTATTATTTTTTTTAGCATTAGAAATGATTTTGGGAATTCGAATTTATCGAGATGAAGAAGCAGGCTCCGCCTCTATCGTTCCATTAGCTTTCCCACTCATTGCAGGTGCTGGAACAATGACTACTTTACTTTCATTGCGGTCACAATTTCACACTCTAAATATTGTTATCGCCATAGTACTAAACATTATATTAGTTTATATTGTTTTAAAATCTTCTGGAAAAATCGAAAAAATGCTGGGTCAAAATGGACTTGGGGTAATTCGTAAGACATTTGGTGTAGTCCTTTTGGCAATAGCTGTTAAATTATTTGCCGCTAATGTTAAAGGTTTGTTTCTCTAAAAAAAAAAATTATAAATTTATCCCCTAAAATCTTTTCTGGTAAAGATTACTTGTATTTGAACGATTTAACGATAGTCTATGAATAAAACTTTACCGGTTAAAAAAAAATATAACTTATGAAAATTTTCACTAACATCTTAGTGTTTTTAGCCGTTTCGCTTCTTGTTTTCAATATTACCTTAATTGATTTTCAAAATCCGTTTAAAGGAGACAGTGTAATCGCGCTTGTTGGTGTAGTCGCTTCATTTTGTGCAGTATTAATTCTTCTGATTTTTAGAATGTCTAAAAAAATAGTTGAAAAAATGAACGATAACGCATAACTGTGTTTGATGTATTGATTATAGGCGGAGGTGTTTCAGGAATGTCATGCGCAATGGTATTGGGCTCAGCCAAAAAGAAAGCGTTTGTTGCTAATAAGAAAATTGGGATCTTTACCCACCAGAAGACTTCTGCTCTACAAGAAGCACTTTTCAACAATGCCTATGGAATTGCTCCAGGAAAATTAGGATCTGAATTATTAATCGAAAGTATAGAGCATTTATCCGAAACTTATCCTCATATCACTCAAATCCCCGAAGAAAAAGTATTAAAAATTAAAGGACACTATCCTGAATTTACTGTAATTACTAACAAAAATACGTACCAAACCCAAAATATTGTCATTGGTATAGGCTCTGCCAATACATTTGCTATTGAAGGCTTGATGCAATTTGTAGAACCACACAAAAAAACCTTACCCGAAAAACAAAGAATCCAACTTAAAAACACAGATCATAAAGTAGCTGACGGCATTTATGTGACAGGAACTCTTGCAGGGTGGAGAAGCCAGCTGGCTATTGCCGCAGGAAGCGGTGCCGCTGTTGCTACCGATTTGCTTACTTTATGGAACGGAGGCACACAAAGTCATTCTCACGACAGTATTCGATAAATTAATTTCATTTACTTAACCGAAACAATCTCTTTTACTTTGATATGATTTTCGGTTTCAGTTTTCCAGATTTCTCCTTTTACTGTAACTTCCTCACCTTCTTTGAGCTTTTTGTAATTTTGAGGACCGCCAAGATTCACTATACTAATTAACGCGAAATAAACCTCGTTTTTATCCGTGCCAATTCTAGCAGTATAGCCGTCTTTTCCAAACTCAACAGACACAACTTTTCCTGAAATTGTATTTTTATCTTTCATACAGGCACAAGAAACGGTAAAAACCAAAAGCATTAAAACTGCCGAAAATCGAAGCGTATTTTTCATTTTTATTTTGTTTACTGTTTTGGATTCAAAACTGCTTTAATCATAGCATCTTCTTTCAGAACCATTTTATAATAATAGCTGTCGCCATACAATTGTCGGGCAAATTCAGCATTAACATATCTTTTTACCAAAGCTTTATAGTTAATCAAATTGATCTGCAATCCGTTTTGGGCAAGATACTTTTCAAAGGCATTAAAATATAAATCGGTTGTATTGATTTTAGTTTGAAACTGATCGAAAGTCATTTTTGCAAACATATTTCTGTTTTTATCCAATTGCTCAAAAACAAAATGCCCTACAATTCCTGACTGTAATAAATACGAAACATTTTCAGTTCCATGTTCTGCTTCCAAAGGCACAAAAACATCAGGAACAATACCGCCTCCACCATAAACAATTTTTCCTTTTTTAGTCTTAAACTTCAAGGAATCCACCACTTTTATACTGTCTTTTTTATACAATTCTCCGTGTAAAAAACGCGAATCCGATTCTTTAAAATATTCTTCATTCCCTTTGGAATAAGGCTTTTGAATAGATCTTCCTGTTGGCGTATAATATCTGGCAATTGTAAGCCGAACCGCCGAACCATCATTAAAATCCATTTCCCGCTGCACCAACCCTTTACCAAAAGAGCGCCTTCCTACGATTGTCCCGCGGTCATTATCCTGTATCGCTCCTGCTAAAATCTCACTGGCCGAAGCACTGTTTTCATTAATTAAAACAAATACATTGCCCGTTTCAAAACTGCCTTTTTCTGTAGCAAACATTTTCTCAGTTGGTTCTTTTGTGCTTTTGGTAAACACAATCAGTGTTTTGTCTTTCAAAAACTCATCGGCAATGGCGATTGCTTCTTCCATATATCCTCCGCCATTATCGCGAACATCAATTACAAGAGATTTTACGCCTTGCTTTTTTAAGCTGGCCATAGCTTTTATAAATTCGGCATAAGTAGTTTCGGCAAAACGATTTATCTTGATATAGCCAGTAGTGGCATTTAACCGCAGGGCAACATCAACACTTTTCAAAGGAATCACATCACGTTTGATGGTGATCTTCATTTTTTTATGTTCAGATTTGCGGTAAACTGTCAATTCTATTTTAGAACCAACTTCTCCCTTTAAAGTAGCAAACAAACTGTCATTAGGTAATTTCCGGCCAAATAATTTGATTTTATCCGCAAACAGAATACGATCTCCAGCCAAGATACCCGCTCTAGCAGAAGGACCATTTTTTACGGGAGCTATAACTGCAACAGAATCTTTAAACATGTAAAAATTAATTCCAATTCCCACAAAATCTCCTTTCATGGTCTCCGCTATTTCTGCTTGCTGCTGTGCTGGAATATACACCGAATGCGGGTCTAACTTTGCCAAAATATTATCAACAGTTAAGCTTACAATAGAATCTGTATTCACATCATCAACATATTCATTATCGATGAAATCAATCAGCTTATTAAGTTTTTCTTTAGTGTTTTGTTTAGCAATAAAAGATTTGGATGATGGCGAGCCAGACAAACTGCCAATAAAAATGCCTAAGGCAAAAATGCCTCCAATTAATATGGGCAAATACTTGTTATCAAATTTCATTTTGTTAATCTTCTAAAACGGGGATATGTTCTACTTCTATACCCGCCTTTATTAAAAACTGCAATCCAGAATCATCTCGGTAACCATTATGATAAACCACTCTTTTTATCCCAGACTGATGAATAAGCTTACTGCATTCCTTACAAGGCGAAAGCGTTATATACAAAGTAGCTCCTTCACAAGACTGTGTAGATCTCGCCACTTTCAATATGGCATTAGCTTCGGCATGCAGAACATCCCAGCGTGTTAATCCGTCTTCGTCTTCACAGCAGTTTTCAAACCCTGATGGCGTTCCATTGTACCCATCAGATATAATCATTCGGTCTTTTACAATAATGGCCCCTACTTGTTTTCTTTTGCAATAGGACAACAAACCCCATTCTGTAGCAATCCTAAGATAGGCCTTGTCGTATTTGTTTAATTTTATTTTTTCCATAAATGTCTATCTCTTCCAGATTTCATTTTCCAAAATCATTGGCAAAACTACCCCAATTATAAATGCTGACATCACCAATGCCCAATCCCGTTTTGAAAAACGAAAGACTGTCTGTACAATATAAGACAAAATCAAAACTACAATGACAACTGTAATTTGAGCCGCTTCTATTCCTAATGCAAATTCACACATTGGCAATAATTTTGAAGTGGCACTGCCTCCCAATAGTGTTTTAAAATAATTTGAAAACCCCAACCCGTGGATGATCCCAAAAAACAATGTTACTATAAAAACTAAATTGACGCTTCCGTTTTTACTGGTTTTCCCTGCCGTAAATAAATTATAGAAAGCAGTTATTAAAATCGTAATTGGTATCAGCAATTCGACCACATTAACTTTGACAGCTATAATTTCAAAAACCGAAAGAAAAAGTGCCGCAGTATGTCCCAAGGTAAATACAGTTACTAAAAGCAAAATTCTTTTCCAGTCATTAAAAGAGAAAGGAACAGACAATGCAATTAAAAACAAAACATGATCATAAGCATGTATATTCAATACATGTTTTAAACCTATCTGAAAGTATATTAGAAATTCTGACATTACTAAATGAATTAAATGATATGGGGACGTAAACTTACGATTAATTTTGAAAATGAAATATTTGATTAAAAAATCATTAACTAAAAAAATAAAAACGTCCCTCAATCCTACAAAAAAACGATCAAAAAATAAAATCAATACTAAAAAATAACTAACTTTATATCAAACCTTAAACACAAACATTATGCCTTTTTCAGACTTATTCAACAGTGAAAACATACAAAAGAACCGAGGTCATTTTTCAGCCATTGTCCGTGTAGCCCATGCCGATGGTAATATTACTGAGCAAGAGCAAAATTTTTTGGATAAATTAGCTGTAGCGCTTCAAATTTCTAAGGAAGAATACGACGAGATTTTAGAAGATCCTTCTAAATACCCAATCAACGCACCTTATTTATATATCGAAAGACTGGAAGCTCTCTATAAACTGGCCAGAATTGTACACCGTGATCATCAATTGGGAGACTTACAGGAACACCTATTGGTTAAGTTTGCTCTTGCCTTAGGTTTTACCCCTGGCAATGTAAATTACATAGTAAACAAAGCACTAAAATTAGTAGACTTACAAGTAGATGAAGAAACTTTTTTGTATGAAATGAAAAACATGTATAAATAACAACAGCTCCCGAAAATGGGAGCTGTTTTTTTGGTTTATTCTTTGGTTTGTTTTGGTTTACTATTTAATATTTGCTCAGTTTTGCTTTATGCATAAACTCTTCGGCTTTTTTAACCATGTTTAAGCTTCCGCAAAAGAAAGGCACTCTTTCATGAAGTTCTGCAGGCTGAATTTCCATTATCCGGTCAAAACCATCCGAAGCTTTTCCGCCGGCTTGTTCTACGATAAAAGCCATCGGATTGCATTCGTACAGCAAACGCAGTTTTCCTCTTGGAGCTTTAGAGCTTGTTGGATAAATATAAATTCCTCCTTTAATCATGTTTCTGTGAATATCCGAAACTAAACTTCCAATATAACGGGAAGTATAAGGGCGATCTTCTTCTTCGAGCTGACAGTACT
Protein-coding sequences here:
- a CDS encoding MarC family protein yields the protein MMDFNIKEIITVGMVLFAVIDIVGSIPIIVGLRAKHGHIESEKAALVAGLIMVLFLFIGEEFLSLIGIDVHSFAVAGSFVLFFLALEMILGIRIYRDEEAGSASIVPLAFPLIAGAGTMTTLLSLRSQFHTLNIVIAIVLNIILVYIVLKSSGKIEKMLGQNGLGVIRKTFGVVLLAIAVKLFAANVKGLFL
- a CDS encoding FAD-dependent oxidoreductase, which encodes MFDVLIIGGGVSGMSCAMVLGSAKKKAFVANKKIGIFTHQKTSALQEALFNNAYGIAPGKLGSELLIESIEHLSETYPHITQIPEEKVLKIKGHYPEFTVITNKNTYQTQNIVIGIGSANTFAIEGLMQFVEPHKKTLPEKQRIQLKNTDHKVADGIYVTGTLAGWRSQLAIAAGSGAAVATDLLTLWNGGTQSHSHDSIR
- a CDS encoding S41 family peptidase, which translates into the protein MKFDNKYLPILIGGIFALGIFIGSLSGSPSSKSFIAKQNTKEKLNKLIDFIDNEYVDDVNTDSIVSLTVDNILAKLDPHSVYIPAQQQAEIAETMKGDFVGIGINFYMFKDSVAVIAPVKNGPSARAGILAGDRILFADKIKLFGRKLPNDSLFATLKGEVGSKIELTVYRKSEHKKMKITIKRDVIPLKSVDVALRLNATTGYIKINRFAETTYAEFIKAMASLKKQGVKSLVIDVRDNGGGYMEEAIAIADEFLKDKTLIVFTKSTKEPTEKMFATEKGSFETGNVFVLINENSASASEILAGAIQDNDRGTIVGRRSFGKGLVQREMDFNDGSAVRLTIARYYTPTGRSIQKPYSKGNEEYFKESDSRFLHGELYKKDSIKVVDSLKFKTKKGKIVYGGGGIVPDVFVPLEAEHGTENVSYLLQSGIVGHFVFEQLDKNRNMFAKMTFDQFQTKINTTDLYFNAFEKYLAQNGLQINLINYKALVKRYVNAEFARQLYGDSYYYKMVLKEDAMIKAVLNPKQ
- a CDS encoding dCMP deaminase family protein, with product MEKIKLNKYDKAYLRIATEWGLLSYCKRKQVGAIIVKDRMIISDGYNGTPSGFENCCEDEDGLTRWDVLHAEANAILKVARSTQSCEGATLYITLSPCKECSKLIHQSGIKRVVYHNGYRDDSGLQFLIKAGIEVEHIPVLED
- a CDS encoding HupE/UreJ family protein, giving the protein MSEFLIYFQIGLKHVLNIHAYDHVLFLIALSVPFSFNDWKRILLLVTVFTLGHTAALFLSVFEIIAVKVNVVELLIPITILITAFYNLFTAGKTSKNGSVNLVFIVTLFFGIIHGLGFSNYFKTLLGGSATSKLLPMCEFALGIEAAQITVVIVVLILSYIVQTVFRFSKRDWALVMSAFIIGVVLPMILENEIWKR
- a CDS encoding TerB family tellurite resistance protein codes for the protein MPFSDLFNSENIQKNRGHFSAIVRVAHADGNITEQEQNFLDKLAVALQISKEEYDEILEDPSKYPINAPYLYIERLEALYKLARIVHRDHQLGDLQEHLLVKFALALGFTPGNVNYIVNKALKLVDLQVDEETFLYEMKNMYK